Genomic window (Candidatus Methylomirabilota bacterium):
TAGAACACGTCACCCGGATACGCCTCGCGCCCCGGTGGCCGCCGCAGCAGCAGCGAGAGCTGCCGGTACGCGGTCGCGTGCTTGGACAGGTCGTCATAGATGCAGAGCGCGTGGCGGCCCGAGTCACGGAAGTACTCGCCCATCGCGCAGCCCGCATAGGGGGCGATGTACTGCAGCGGTGCCGACTCGGACGCCGAGGCCACCACCACCGTGGTGAAGGCCATGGCGCCGGTGTCCTCGAGGACCTTCACGACCTGGGCCACGGTGGAGCGCTTCTGGCCGATCGCCACGTAGAAGCAGAAGACCCCCTGCCCCTTCTGGTTGATGATCGTGTCGACCGCGATCGCGGTCTTGCCGGTGCCGCGATCGCCGATGATCAGCTCACGCTGACCGCGCCCGATCGGGATCATCGCGTCGATGGACTTGATGCCGGTCTGCAGCGGCTCCTTCACCGAGCGCCGGTCCACCACGCCGGGGGCATAGCGCTCGATCGCCCGGAACTCCTTGGCGTCGATCGGGCCCTTGCCGTCGACCGGCTGGCCCAGGGCGTTGACCACGCGGCCCACCAGCGCCTCGCCGACCGGCACCTGGGCGATGCGCTTGGTGCGCGACACCGGGTCGCCTTCCTTGATCTTGGTGTCGTCGCCGAGGAGCACCGCGCCGACGTTGTCGGCTTCCAGGTTCAGGACGAGCCCGTACACGCCGCCCGGGAACTCGAGCAGCTCTCCGGCCAGCGCCTTCTCCAGACCGTAGATGCGGGCGATGCCGTCGCCCACCTCGATGACGCGCCCGGCTTCCTTGAGGTCGACCTCGGCCTCGTAGCCCTGGAGCTGTCGCTTGATGATGTCGGTGATCTCTTCCGCCTTGATCATGGGCTATCCCCCTGCGAGCCGCTGGCGCAGGCGCGCGAGCTGGCCGTCGAGACTGCCGTCGAGAATGAGGCTGCCGACCTGCGCGACGAAGCCGCCCAGCAGCGTCGAGTCCACGCGCTCCTCCAGCAGGATGCGCTTGCCGAGCGCTCGCTCGAGCCGCGCCGAGAGCTCCTGCTTCTCCTGGTCGGTGAGCGCGACCGCCGACCGCACCCGAGCCCGCGCCTGCCCGTGCTCGGCATCCACCAGTGCCCGATACGCGGACACGATCTCGGGCAAGTGATCCGCGCGGCCACGCTCGGCCACCAGCCCCACGAAATCCTGGACCAGCTTGCGCGCGCCCGCCTTCTGGGCGATCGCCGCCGCGATGCCCCGCCGATCGTCGGGCTTGATCCAGGGCCGCGTCAGCACGTCGTGCACCGCCGCCTCGCCGCCGACGATGGCCGCGACCTGCGCGAGCTCACGTCCGACCGCGTCGCTGTCGCCGCTGTCGCGGGCCAGCTCGTAGACCGCCTTGGCGTAGCGCCGGGCCGTCGCCTCGCGCGCGCGCACGGGCTAGTTGGCCTTGTCGACGCGCGCGATCGCGTCCGCGACGATCCGGCGGTGATCCTCGTCGTGCAGGCTCTTGCGGATGAGCCGCTCCGCCACCGTGATCGCGAGCTCGCTCACTTCTTGCCGCAGGTCCTGGCGGGCTCGGCGGACGTCCGACGCCAGCTCGGCGCGCGCCGACTCCACCAGCCGCGCGGC
Coding sequences:
- the atpA gene encoding F0F1 ATP synthase subunit alpha, which encodes MIKAEEITDIIKRQLQGYEAEVDLKEAGRVIEVGDGIARIYGLEKALAGELLEFPGGVYGLVLNLEADNVGAVLLGDDTKIKEGDPVSRTKRIAQVPVGEALVGRVVNALGQPVDGKGPIDAKEFRAIERYAPGVVDRRSVKEPLQTGIKSIDAMIPIGRGQRELIIGDRGTGKTAIAVDTIINQKGQGVFCFYVAIGQKRSTVAQVVKVLEDTGAMAFTTVVVASASESAPLQYIAPYAGCAMGEYFRDSGRHALCIYDDLSKHATAYRQLSLLLRRPPGREAYPGDVFYLHSRLLERAAKLNDELGGGSLTALPIIETQLGDVSAYIPTNVISITDGQIFLESDLFYGGIRPAVNVGISVSRVGGSAQIKAMRQIAGKLRLDLAQYRELAAFAQFGSDLDRATQLQLARGQRMVELLKQGQYQPLAVERQIAIIFAGTQGLLDDMPVDQIRPFEEFLFGFLDRKHGQVLSDVANKKELTDELRATLAAAIEAAKAEFTAARGSKAA
- the atpH gene encoding ATP synthase F1 subunit delta; protein product: MRAREATARRYAKAVYELARDSGDSDAVGRELAQVAAIVGGEAAVHDVLTRPWIKPDDRRGIAAAIAQKAGARKLVQDFVGLVAERGRADHLPEIVSAYRALVDAEHGQARARVRSAVALTDQEKQELSARLERALGKRILLEERVDSTLLGGFVAQVGSLILDGSLDGQLARLRQRLAGG